The genomic window GCCGCGCTGACCGCCTTCAACGGCCTGCTCAGGACCACCTTCGGCTGGGACACCGCGACCGCCTACGCCCACGAGGGCTTCTCCGGCATGAACGGCCGCAGCGACTCGGGCGAGTACTTCTACCAGGCCGACTTCCAGACCGTGCTGGACTACGCCACCAGCCACGGCATGGGCCGCTTCACCTTCTGGTCGCTCAACCGGGACCGGCAGTGCAACCCGCCCAACAACGGCGCCACGTCGGGCACCTGCAGCAGCGTGGCGCAGGCCAGCTGGGACTTCGCCAAATACTCGGTGAAGTTCGCCGGCGCCACCCCGCCCAGCAGCCCGCCGCCCACCACGCCGACCAGCCCGCCCGGCGGCGGCACCTGCACGGTCGGCGAGTGGAGCGCGTCCGCGGTCTACGTCGGCGGCAACGAGGTGGCGCACCACGGCCACAAGTGGAAGGCCAAGTGGTGGACCACCAACGAGGAGCCCGGCACCACCGGTGAGTGGGGTGTGTGGCAGGACGAGGGCGCCTGCTGACGGCCGCTGACTGGCTGAAAACGACGGTGGACCCGGGGCCTTCACGGCCGCGGGTCCACCATCGTTTCTGCACGTGCCCTGCCCTGTGTGCGCACATTCGCCGTTGCGCGTACCCGCACCTGTACATGCCGGTGGTTGTTGACCGAAAACGGACCTCGCATCTCCGGTCGCGTGTTTCGCTCCGAACAGGTGATCAGTAGCCTCACAGAGTAAGCGGCCCACCGTCCGCGAGAGTTGACTCCGGACAGGTTGAACCCGGCCCGACGACCTGGAGACTCCCACCGTGACCGACCGTCCTTCCTGGGCACCGCCCGGCATCGACATCTCCGTGCCCAGCGTGTCGCGGGTCTACGACTACTTCCTCGGCGGTTCGCACAACTTCGAGGTGGACCGGGAAGCGGCCAGAGTCGCGCTCAAGGCCATCCCCGGCATCCCCAAGGTCGGCCAGGCCAACCGGGCGGTGATGCGCAGGGCGGTGCGGCACGCGGTCGGGCAGGGCATCGACCAGTTCCTCGACATCGGCTCCGGCATCCCCACCTTCGGCAACGTGCACGAGGTCGTCCACACGCTGAATCCGGCCGCCGACGTGGTCTACGTCGACAACGACCCGGTCGCGGTCGCGCACAGCAAGGCGGTCCTGGACGGCAACGAGCACGCCACCATCGCCGCCGCCGACCTGCGCGACCCGAAGTCGGTGCTCGACCACCCGGAGACCCGGCGGATGCTGGACCTCGGCCGGCCGGTCGCGCTGCTGCTGGTGGCGGTGCTGCACTTCCTGCGCGACAGCGACGACGCCTACGCCGTCGTCGCCACGCTGCGCGACGCCCTCGCCCCCGGCAGCCTGCTGGTCATCACGCACGCCACGCCCCAGCTCGGCCCGCTCAACGACGACCAGCGCCGGGTCCAGGACGTCTACCAGCGCACCAGCACCCCGCTGATCATGCGGACCGTGCCCGAGGTGGAACGCTTCTTCACCGGATTCGAGCTGCTCGAACCGGGAGTGGTACCGCTGGCGTACTGGCGGCCAGACAGCCCGCCGAGCGACGACGAGGACCCCGTACTGCGCACCGGGCTCGCCGGCGTGGGGCTGAAAGCGTGACCGCGCGGCCGGTCCTGTCCGGTCACGGGGCGGCGGGCGCGGCGTCCGTGGCGGGCGGCACCCCGGCGGCGGGCGGGGACAGCCTGGAGCGGTTCGCCGCGATCTGGGGCCGGGCGATCTACCCGGTCACCGCCACCTCGATGACCCGGGCCGAGTTCGAGCAGCACCTGCTCCCGCTGGCCCGCACCCTCAAGGACACCCTGCACGCAGGACGCTTCGACCCGCGTGACGCGGTCCCGGTCGGCGAGGGGCTGGTCGCGGCGCACTGCACCGACCCCGAGGCGCTGCCCAGCATCCTCGGCATCATCGACGCCTACCTGGTGCTCTTCTGCGGCCCGGTGCCCGGCCTGCCCGCCGACGAGTGCCGGGTGCGCTGCTCGCGGCTCCAGCACGCGGTCGCCGTCGGCTTCTCGCACGCGATGCGCGAACGCACCCTGCACGAGCAGGAGTCGATCTCCCGCGCCGCGCTGAACGCCAAGACCGAGGCGGAGAGCGCGCTGGCGGCCAGCGAGGCCCGCTTCCGCGCGGTCTTCGAGACCGCCCCGGTCGGCATCGGCATCGCCGACCTCGACGGCAAGGTGCTGGAGGTCAACGAGGCGCTCACCCGGATGCTCGGCAGCGAGTCGTACATCAGGCACCGCAAGGCCGGCGAGTGGGCGCACCCGGACAACGGCTCCGAGGCCGGGCAGCTGAACCGCGAGCTCGCCCGCGGCGAGCGCGACCACTACCACATCGAGAGGGCCTACCCGCGGGCCGACGGCTCGGTGCTGTGGGCCGACGTCCAGGTCTCGCTGCTGCGGGACTCGGCCGGCCGGCCGCAGTACCAGCTCGGCCTGCTGGAGGACATCACCGAGCGGCGCCGGCTGCTGGAGCGGCTGCGCCACCAGGCCACCCACGACGCGCTCACCGGACTGCCCAACCGCGCGCTGTTCTTCGAACGCCTCGACCGCGCGCTCAGCGCCACCGACGACCAGGGCGTCGCCCAGGCCGACCGCAGGATCGGCGTCTGCTACCTCGACCTGGACGGCTTCAAGGCGGTCAACGACAGCCTCGGCCACGCGGTGGGCGACCGGCTGCTGGTCGCCGTCGCCGACCGGCTGCGCGGCTGCGTGACCTCGCCCGACCAGCTGGTCGCCAGGATCGGCGGCGACGAGTTCGTCGCCCTCTACGCCGACCCGCCGAGCCAGAGCGCCGTCACCGACCTGGCCGCCCGCATCCTCAAGGCGCTCTCCATCCCGGTGCTGCTCGACGACCGCCCGCTGCCGGTGCACGGCAGTATCGGCATCGTGCACGGTCCGGTCGGCGCCCGCGGCCCCGCCGACGTGCTGCGCAGCGCCGACATCACGATGTACCGCGCCAAGGAGCGCGGCGGCAACCGCTACGAGGTCGCCGACGCCGACGCCGACGCCCGCGCCATCACCCGGCACGGGCTGACCAACCAGCTGCCGAGCGCGCTGCGGCACGGCGAGTTCTTCGTCGAGTACCAGCCGCTGATCGGCCTGGAGGACGGCGCGGTGCTGGGCGCCGAGGCGCTGGTGCGCTGGAGCCACCCGGTGCACGGGGTGCTCGGCCCCGACCAGTTCATCCCGCTCGCCGAGAGCACCGGGCAGATCGTGCCGCTGGGCCGCTGGGTGCTCGAACAGGCCGCCGCCCAGGCCCGCGACTGGCAGGACGGGCAGTTCAGCGGCGCCGCGCCACGGATCAACGTCAACCTGTCACCGGTGCAGCTCGGCCACCCCGACCTGGTGGCCGAGGTCGCCGCGGTGCTGGACGAGACCGGCCTGCCGCCCAGCGCGCTGTGCCTTGAGGTCACCGAGAGCGCGCTGATCGGCGCCGACGAGGACGCGCTCAAGCCGCTGCGCCGGATCGCCGACCTCGGGGTGGCGATCGCGCTCGACGACTTCGGCACCGGATACTCCAACCTCTCCTCGCTGCGCTGGCTGCCGGTCAGCGTGCTGAAGCTCGACCGGTCCTTCACCCGAGGCATGCGCCAGCAGCCCGCCGACCCGATCGAACTCAAGATCGTCGAGGGCATCGTCTCCCTCGCCCACACCCTCAACCTCACCGTGACCGTCGAGGGCGTCGAGACCCGCACCCAGGCCGAGCACCTGCGCGCGCTGGGCTGCGACACCGCCCAGGGCTGGTACTACGGCAAGGCCGGGCCGGCCGACCAGCTGCACATGCTGACCCTCGCCGACGCCGGCTGACGCAGCCGCGGCGCCCCGCACCGCGGCGCCGGACCCGCCAGGTCCGCTCCCGCCGGACGGCCCGCACCGGCGCCGCTGCGCGGACCGCTTGGGCCGCTGTGATGAAATCCCTGGGTAGACCGCATCCGGACCTGGGAGTTCCACTGAGCGCCGCAGCCGCAGAGACGCTGTCCGTGGCCGCGCTGCTCGTCGTGCTGGGCTTCGCGGTGCTCCGGCCGCACGGCTGGCCCGAGGCGGTGGCCGCGGTGCCCGCCGCGGCGCTGCTCACCGCGGTCGGCGCGGTGCCGCTGTCGGCCGCCTGGGGGCAGATCAAGGAGCTGGCGCCGGTCGTCGGCTTCCTGGCCGCCGTCCTGGTGCTGGCCGAACTGTGCGCCGACGACGGGCTGTTCACCGCCGCGGGGGACGCCATCGCGCAGGCCTGCCGCGGCGAGCCGCAGCGGCTGCTCGCCGGGGTCTTCGCCGTCGCCGCCGTGGTGACCGCGGTGCTCAGCCTGGACGCCACCGTCGTGCTGCTCACCCCGGTGGTCATCGTCACCGCCTCGCGGGCCGGCGCCCGGCCCCGGCCGCACGTCTACGCCTGCGCCCACCTGGCCAACTCCGCGTCGCTGCTGCTGCCGGTCTCCAACCTGACCAACCTGCTGGCCTTCACCGCGGCCGGCGTGACCTTCACCCGGTTCGCGCTGCTGATGGCCGTGCCGTGGCTGCTCGCCATCGGCATCGAGTACCTGATCTTCCGCCGCTTCTTCGCCGCCGACCTGGCGGTCACCGAGCACCCGCCGGAGCAGGGCGAGCCGCCCGCCGTGCCGGTGCTCACCCTGGTGGTGCTCGGCCTGACGCTGGCCGGTTTCGCGATCACCTCGCTGTTCGGGATCAACCCGGCGTGGGCGGCGCTGGCCGGTGCGCTGGTGCTCGGCGGGCGGGCGCTGTACCGCCGCCGGGCGACGGTCGGCTCGCTTGTGGTCGCGGCGGGGCCGCTGTTCTGCCTGTTCGTGCTCGCGCTCGGCGTGGTCGTCGAGGCGGTGGTGCGCAACGGGCTGTCGGACGCGGCCGACGCGGTCCTGCCGTCCGGCAACGGGCTGCCCGCACTGCTCGGGATCGCCGCCTTCGCCGCCGTGCTGGCCAACGTGATCAACAACCTGCCCGCCGTGCTGGCGCTGCTCCCGCTGGCCGAGACCGGCGGCGCCGGTCCGGTGCTCGCCGTGCTGATCGGCGTGAACCTCGGCCCCAACCTCGGCTACGCCGGGTCGCTCGCCACCCTGCTGTGGCGGCGGGTGCTGCACGACCACGGCACCGACGCCTCGCTGCGCACCTTCACCCGGCTCGGCCTGCTCACCGTGCCGCCGACGCTGGTGGCGTCCACCGTCGCGCTGTGGGCGGGCCTGCAGCTCACCGGCACCTGACCCGCACCCGGCGGTCAGCCCTGCTTCTCGAAGGTCGTCGGCGCGCCCGCCGCCTGCGAGCCGCTGCCCAGCCGCAGGTGGTCCGTGCCGGTCATGGAGAGGGTGTAGACGTTGCCGGTGGGGCAGCGCAGGTCGGAGTCCGGGTCGGTGGGGGTGCTGGTGACCGCACGGAAGACCATCGTGGTGCCCTGCGCCTGGGACAGCTCCAGCTCCTCGGTGCAGCCCGCCTCCGCCGTGGTGCCCGTCGTCCTGGCGTGGCTCACCTGACGGCCGACCGTGCTGCCGCGCGCACCGCCGGTCAAGGTGAGGGTGACCTTGATGTCCTCGGTCCCCTGGGCCAGGCTGCCGGGACCCTCGCCGACCCAGGTGCCGACCCACGCGGCGGGCAGCGCGCCGGCGGACGACGGCCGGGTCGAGGAGCTGCTGGTGCCCTTGCCGCCGGAGTCCCCGTCCCCGCCGGAGCCGCCGTTCTGGTCGAGCACCACGGCCACCACACCGCCGAGCACGACGACCCCGGCCACCGCGAGCGCCAGGCTCGTACGCCGCCGCTGCGGACCCGGCCCGCCGGGGGCGCCGGCGGCCGGGGGGCCGCCGTACGGGCTGTACGGCTGCGGGGCCGGGTGCGCCGCGGCCGGTGCGGGAAGGGTCGGCGCGGGACCGGCTACGGACAGCGGTGCCGGGCCGGCGGGTGAGGGCGGCGGGTAGGCCGCGCCCGGGCCGTACGGCGACGGGCCGAGGTCCCCGGCCGGCGGCGCCCCCAGCGCGGCCCGCGTCATCGACTCCCTGGCCGCCACCTCGGCGGCCAGCCCCGGCAGCGCGCCGGGCCAGTGCCCGGGGGCGTCGCCGCCGGGCAGCAGGGCCGCCGCGGCCCGGGCGTCCGGACGCTCCCGGGGGTCCTTGGCCAGGCACGCCCGCAGCAGCGGCAGCACCACGTCGGGGACGCCGCTCAGGTCCGCGTCCTCGTGCACCACCCGGTAGAGCAGCGCGGGCGCCGAGGGGTCCTCACCCGGACGCTGGAACGGCCCGCGCCCAGTGGCGGCGTAGACCAGCACCGCCGCCAGCGCGAACAGGTCGCCCGGCTCGGCGGCCGCCCCCGCCGTCGCCTGCTCAGGCGGCATGTAGCCGGGGGAACCGATCATCCCGCCTGTCCTGGTGTGGCGGGAGTCCTCCGCGGCCCTGGCGATACCGAAGTCGATCAGCAGCGGGCGCTGCCCGGCCAGCAGCACGTTGGACGGCTTGACGTCGCGGTGGGCCAGGCCCGCGTCATGGACGGTCCGCAGCGCCGCGCACAGCTCGGCGGCCAGCGCCGCCACCGCGGGCGCCGGGAGCGGGCCGTGCGACACGACATGGTCGGTGAGCGACGGCGCCGGTACGTACTCGGTCGCCAGCCACTGCGGGGTGGCGCCGGGCGGGCTGAAGTCCACCACCGCGACCGTCCACGGCGACCGCACCCGGTCGGCATGCCGGATCTCCCGGGCGAAGCGGTCGCCGAAGCCGGGATCGAGGGCGAATTCCGGCCGTACGGTCTTCAGCGCCAGCGCTCTGCCCGCAGGAGTACGCGCCAGGAACACCTGTCCCATCCCGCCCGCTCCGAGCCGCGCGAACAGCGGATAACCGCCGATCGACCGCGGATCGCCGGCCCCCAAGCTCTCCATGCGCTGAGCGTACGACGCCGCACCCGTCCGGCCCCGCCGGTTCCGGAAACCGACGGCCCGGCGCCGCAGCCCGCCAGGGCCGCCCCACCCGGGGCTGGGCACCGGTGACGGGGCGTCGCCGATCGGGCATACTCCAACCCGCCGGTCGTTGATCAATCCGTGCCGTGATCCGGTACGGAAACCTCGCGTCCGGGTATGCCCATCGGACGGCACCGCCCACCCACGGTGGTTTGCCGCCGTCGCCCCCGAGAGGGAGGAGTGCGCCGCCATGCAGCAGTACGGCCCGCAGCCGGTGTCCCGTCAACTGCCCACCGAGGAGGCGCGGGACCTGCTCGCGCTCACCCGGGACGTGGCCCAGCGGGAGATCGCTCCCGCCGCGGCCGCCGAGGAGGAGGCCGGGCGTTTCCCGCGTGAGACGTTCACCCTGATCGGCCGGGCGGGGCTGCTCGGCCTGCCCTATCCGGAGGAACACGGCGGCGGAGGCCAGCCGTACGAGGTGTATCTGCAGGTGCTCGAAGAGCTCGCGGCGGCCCGGCTGACCGTGGGCCTCGGAACGAGCGTCCACACCCTGTCCTGCCACGCCGTCGCCCACTACGGCAGCAAGGAGCAGCGCGCCGAGTACCTGCCCGGCATGCTCGGCGGCGCCCAGCTGGGCGCGTACTGCCTCTCGGAGCCGACCTCGGGCTCCGACGCCGCAGCCCTGCGGACCCGGGCGGCGCGCGACGGCGACGACTGGACGATCGACGGCACCAAGTCGTGGATCACCCACGGCGGCGTCGCGGACTTCTACACGGTGCTGGCCCGCAGCGGCGGCGAGGGCGCGCACGGCATCTCGGCGTATCTCGTACCGGGCGACGCGCCGGGCCTGGTGGCCGCGGTGCCCGAGCGGAAGATGGGCCTGAAGGGCTCACCGACCGCGCAGGTGCACTTCGACGCCGTCCGGGTGCCGGACTCCCGCAGGATCGGCGAGCTCGGCCAGGGCTTCGCCATCGCGCTCGACGCGCTGGACTCCGGGCGGCTCGGCATCGCCGCGTGCGCGACCGGCCTGGCACAGGCCGCGCTGGACGCGGCGCTCGGCTACGTCATGGAGCGGCGGCAGTTCGACCGGCCCGTCGCCGACTTCCAGGGCCTGCGCTTCATGCTCGCCGACATGGCCACCAGGATCGAGGCGGGCCGGGCGCTGTATCTGGCGGCGGCCAGGCTGCGCGACGCGGGACAGCCGTTCTCCGCACGGGCCGCCATGGCGAAGCTCTTCTGCACCGACACCGCGATGCAGGTGACCACCGACGCCGTCCAGCTGCTCGGCGGGTACGGCTACACCGCGGACTTCCCGGTCGAGCGCTACATGCGGGAGGCGAAGGTGCTGCAGATCGTGGAGGGCACCAACCAGATCCAGCGGATGGTCGTCGCCCGCCATCTGGCCGGCCCCGAGTCCAGGGCCTGACCGGGCGGCCGCCGCGGCCGCGGGGGAGTGCCTGGCCGACGTCGTCCACGCCGGCCGGGGGCGCGTCCTGTTACGCGGCGAGCCGCTGCTCGGGCATGTGGATGGGCCGCGACTCGGGCCCGCCGACGTGCGAGAACGGCTGCGTACGCCAGTCGAGGCCGACGGGGAGGGTCAGCAGCGCGGCCAGGTCCTGCTGCCCGGGCGCGCCTGCGTCGCCGTCGGCCGGGCGGGCCTCGGCCACCGCGCGGCCTGAGCCGCCGCAGACCGTCAGGCCGAACGGGTTCCAGGGCGTCGGGCACAGGGCGTGCTGGGGCAGCTGCTCCTCGTCGGTGAAGACCGCGATGGGGCGCCCGCAGTCCGGGCAGGACAGCCGGACGACGTCGCCGAAGTCCTCCTCGAACGCCTCGTCGGCGTCGATGCCGTCCATGAGGTCGTCCGGCGCGTCGGCGTCGGAGTCCGCCGGCTCAGCGGCGGAGAAGGTGAACGCGTCGCGTTCGTGGCCCTCCTCGAACGCGGGCCTGATCCGCTCGCTGCGGCTGTGGCGCACATGGTTACGCATGCTGCGTCTCCCCCTCGGGTGGGATGCCCTTCATCGGGTCGGCCCGGCATCACGCCAGCGGCCATAGCGAGCACTTCCCGCCACGCTACGCGGGTAACCACGTCATAGCGGGCAGAGGGGTTCACCACGTGTGGCCTTCGTCACACTCGCCGTGATGGCCGGTTCATGCGCCCCTCCCGTGCGCCCGCGCACCCCCCTGCGCCCCCGCGCGGCGCCTTGCCGTCCGGCCGGATAAGGTGCCAACGGGCGAGGCCAGGACAGGTCGCGCCGGAAGCGGAAGCGTGACGTGATGCAGAGCAACTGGGCGGGGAACCTGACCTTCTCCGCGGCCGAAGTACGCCGTCCCGGCACCGTCGCGGAGTTGCGGTCGCTGGTCGCCGCCAGCCGCCGGGCCAAAGCGCTCGGCAGCGCCCACTCGTTCAGCGACATCGCCGACACCGACGGCACCCTCATCGAACTGTCCGGGCTGCCGCCGGAGATCGACATCGACTCGGCCGCCAGAACCGTCCGGGTCGCCGCCGGCGTGCGCTACGCCGAACTCGCCGCACACCTGGACGCCCGCGGCTTCGCGCTGCCCAACATGGCCTCGCTGCCGCACATCTCGGTCGGCGGCTCCGTCGCCACCGGCACCCACGGCTCCGGCGACGCCAACGGCGGCCTGGCCACCTCGGTCTCGGCGATCGACCTGGTCACCGCGGACGGCGCCATCCACACCGTCAGCCGGGCCGCGGACGCCCGCACCTTCGACGGTTCCGTCGTCGCCCTCGGCGCCCTCGGCGTCGTCACCCACCTGACCCTGGACCTGCGCCCCGCCTTCGAGGTACGCCAGCGGGTCCTCACCGGCCTCGAACTCGACGACGCCACCGCGAACTTCGACGCGATCACCTCGGCCGCGTACAGCGTCAGCCTCTTCACCGACTGGCGCGGCCCGCGCTTCACGCAGGTATGGCTCAAGCAGCTCGCCGACGCCCCCGACGCCGACTTCCCGTGGGCCGAGCCCGCCGGCACCAAGATGCACCCGGTGCCGGGGGTCGACCCGGTGCACTGCACCGAGCAGTTCGACGTCCCCGGCCCCTGGCACGAGCGGCTACCGCACTTCCGGCCCGGCTTCACCCCCAGCAGCGGCCAGGAGCTGCAGTCCGAGTACCTGCTGCCGCGCGCCCACGCGGCCGCCGCGCTGCACGCCGTGGACGCCATACGCGACACCGTCGCGCCGATCCTGCAGATCTGCGAGGTCCGCACCGTCGCCGCCGACCGGCTCTGGCTCAGCCCCGCCTACGGCCGCGACACCGTCGCCCTGCACTTCACCTGGATCGAGGACACCGCGCGGGTGCTGCCGGTCCTCGCCGTCCTCGAACCGGCGCTGGCCCCCTACGACCCGCGCCCGCACTGGGGCAAGCTCTTCACCGTCGACCCCGCCGAGGTCCGCGCCCGCTACCCCCGGCTGCCCGACTTCCTCGCCCTGGCCGCCGCCACCGACCCGGCCCGCACCTTCTCCAACGGTTACCTCGATCGATTGCTCCACGCATGACCGAAACCACCGGTGTGCCGGTAAGGTCGTCGGCTGTGGAGGAGCTGGATCGCCAGATCGTGGAACTGCTCATGACCGACGGGCGCATGAGCTACACGGACCTCGGAAAGGCCACGGGCCTTTCCACGTCCGCGGTCCACCAGCGGGTCCGCCGGCTCGAACAGCGCGGCGTCATCCGCGGTTACGCCGCGATCGTCGACGCCGAGGCGGTCGGGCTGTCGCTGACCGCGTTCATCTCGGTGAAGCCGTTCGATCCCAGCGCGCCCGACGACATCCCCGAGCGGCTCGCCGACGTGCCCGAGATCGAGGCGTGCCATTCGGTGGCGGGCGACGAGAACTACATCCTGAAGGTCAGGGTGTCCACGCCGATCGAGCTCGAACACCTGCTGTCCCGGGTCAGGACCCTCGCGGGCGTCTCCACCCGCACGACGGTCGTCCTCTCGACCCCTTACGAGTCCCGCCCACCCCGCCTCTAGCCTCACGGCCGCTCGGGGTCGCCACTCGCGGTCGCCTGCGCCCAGCCTGAACGGCGGGAAAGTGGCACGGCCACGGCAAGTGGCACCCACCCGGGAGCGCGGGGTGCGCGCGCAGCCAGCACGGCGGGAAAGGGGCAGGTCGGGGGGACCCCCCGGGCCGCGGCGGGCCAGGGGAGGGGGAGACTGGGGACATGCGCACCAGTTCCGCGACCACCGGCACGTCCCACAGCACCCGAAGCGGGAGCGTCCTGCTGCGCGGGGGGTTCGTGTACAGCCCCGCCGACCCGTTCGCGACAGCGATCGTCGTGGACGGCGACACCCTCGCCTGGGTCGGCGAGGAGGCCGCCGCCGACTCCTTCGCTGACGGCGTGGACGAGGTGGTCGACCTCGACGGCGCCCTGGTCACCCCGGCGTTCACCGACGCCCACGTGCACACCACCGCCACCGGCCTGGCGCTGACCGGCCTGGACCTCACCGGTGTCGCCTCGCTGCCTGAGGCACTGGCCAGGACCGCCGCGCACGCGGCCGCGCACCCCGCGGACCGCGTCCTGCTCGGGCACGGCTGGGACGAGAGCGGCTGGCCCGAGCAGCGGCCGCCGACGCGGGCCGAGCTGGACCGGGCGACCGGCGGCCGCCCGCTGTACCTGTCGCGCACCGACGTGCACTCCGCGGCCGTCAGCAGCGCCCTGGCCGCGCTCGTACCGGACCTCGCGGGGCTGCCCGGCCACCACCCGCAGGCACCGCTGACCCGCGACGCGCACCACGCCGTACGCCGGGCCGCCTACGCCGCCGTCACACCCGCCCAGCGGGAGGCCGCCCAGCGGGCCGCGCTGCGGCACGCGGCCGCCCAGGGCATCGGCGCGCTGCACGAGTGCGCGGGCCCCGACATCTCCTCGCAGGACGACCTGAGGGGCCTGCTGGCGCTCGCCGCGGCCGGCGACGGGCCGCGGGTGCTCGGCTACTGGGCCGAGCCGGTCCGCACACCAGCCGACCTGGACCGTGTCCGCGACCTCGGTGCGGTCGGCGCCGCCGGCGACCTCTTCGTGGACGGCTCGCTCGGCTCGCACACCGCGTGCCTGCACGCGCCCTACGCCGACGACGCCGCCACCACGGGCGTGTCGTACCTGGACGGCGAGACCATCGCCCGGCACCTGCTGCTGTGCACGCAGGCAGGCGTCCAGGCCGGTTTCCACGCCATCGGGGACGCGGCCGTCGACGCGGTCGTCGCCGGAGTGCGGGCCGCCGCCGAGACGGCCGGCCTGGACCGGGTGCGGGCGCTGCGGCACCGGGTGGAGCACGCCGAGCTGCTGACCGACGCGGCCGTCGCGGCCTTCGCCGAATTCGGCCTGGTCGCCTCCGTGCAGCCCGCCTTCGACGCCGCCTGGGGCGGCCCCGACGGGATGTACGCGGCCAGGCTCGGCACCGAGCGGGCCGCGGCGCTCAACCCCTACGCGGCGCTGACCCGGGCCGGGGTGCCGCTCGCGCTCGGCTCCGACAGCCCGGTCACCCCGCTCGACCCGTGGGGCGCGGTCCGGGCCGCGGCCTTCCACCGCACGCCCGCGCACCGGATCTCCGCCCGCGCCGCCTTCACCGGGCACACCCGCGGCGGCTGGCGGGCCGTCGGCCGGGACGACGCCGGCGTCCTGGTGCCCGGCGCGCCGGCCGACTACGCGGTGTGGAGCGTCGGCGACCTGGTCGTCCAGGCCCCCGACGAGCGGGTCGCCAACTGGTCCACCGACCCCCGCTCCGGCACCCCCGGCCTGCCCGACCTGACCCCGGGCAACGAGCTGCCCACCGCGCTGCGCACGGTCGTCGGCGGCCGCACGGTCCACGCGCGCCCGAACGGGTGACCGGTGGCGTTGCCCGATGGGGCCGAACGGTGCGCCCTCGGCCCGCAGCGGCGTGTCGCATGGCGGCCGACCGGTCCGCACTGACCTGCTGATTTGACGAAAGCCCGCAGGTCACAGGGCTGTTGACAGTTGCCGGTCGGAGGCGAGTAGGTTCGGCGAAGTCCACCACAGGATGTCGAACCGGGGGTCCTCCGCGGTTGCGTCGACCGCCGCTGGGCCATGGGGTGTCGCGCCGCACGTG from Streptomyces sp. NBC_01198 includes these protein-coding regions:
- a CDS encoding FAD-binding protein, whose amino-acid sequence is MQSNWAGNLTFSAAEVRRPGTVAELRSLVAASRRAKALGSAHSFSDIADTDGTLIELSGLPPEIDIDSAARTVRVAAGVRYAELAAHLDARGFALPNMASLPHISVGGSVATGTHGSGDANGGLATSVSAIDLVTADGAIHTVSRAADARTFDGSVVALGALGVVTHLTLDLRPAFEVRQRVLTGLELDDATANFDAITSAAYSVSLFTDWRGPRFTQVWLKQLADAPDADFPWAEPAGTKMHPVPGVDPVHCTEQFDVPGPWHERLPHFRPGFTPSSGQELQSEYLLPRAHAAAALHAVDAIRDTVAPILQICEVRTVAADRLWLSPAYGRDTVALHFTWIEDTARVLPVLAVLEPALAPYDPRPHWGKLFTVDPAEVRARYPRLPDFLALAAATDPARTFSNGYLDRLLHA
- a CDS encoding Lrp/AsnC family transcriptional regulator; protein product: MEELDRQIVELLMTDGRMSYTDLGKATGLSTSAVHQRVRRLEQRGVIRGYAAIVDAEAVGLSLTAFISVKPFDPSAPDDIPERLADVPEIEACHSVAGDENYILKVRVSTPIELEHLLSRVRTLAGVSTRTTVVLSTPYESRPPRL
- a CDS encoding amidohydrolase → MRTSSATTGTSHSTRSGSVLLRGGFVYSPADPFATAIVVDGDTLAWVGEEAAADSFADGVDEVVDLDGALVTPAFTDAHVHTTATGLALTGLDLTGVASLPEALARTAAHAAAHPADRVLLGHGWDESGWPEQRPPTRAELDRATGGRPLYLSRTDVHSAAVSSALAALVPDLAGLPGHHPQAPLTRDAHHAVRRAAYAAVTPAQREAAQRAALRHAAAQGIGALHECAGPDISSQDDLRGLLALAAAGDGPRVLGYWAEPVRTPADLDRVRDLGAVGAAGDLFVDGSLGSHTACLHAPYADDAATTGVSYLDGETIARHLLLCTQAGVQAGFHAIGDAAVDAVVAGVRAAAETAGLDRVRALRHRVEHAELLTDAAVAAFAEFGLVASVQPAFDAAWGGPDGMYAARLGTERAAALNPYAALTRAGVPLALGSDSPVTPLDPWGAVRAAAFHRTPAHRISARAAFTGHTRGGWRAVGRDDAGVLVPGAPADYAVWSVGDLVVQAPDERVANWSTDPRSGTPGLPDLTPGNELPTALRTVVGGRTVHARPNG